From Larus michahellis chromosome 5, bLarMic1.1, whole genome shotgun sequence, the proteins below share one genomic window:
- the CFAP96 gene encoding cilia-and flagella-associated protein 96, translated as MPAEGKSDMERIGLFSEMGYITIGDKYVPRYMCAFNEAASKNRQMLPGGTKTLSALQAGYFEPQFVRIFDGEAYSNPVQLRRRYRLAESKKNLGKAFLPSNGDKLPCGLGSYYGTIGGSYTYFSPQLKARERYVPPGKNFYTNPGKKGTGYGYANLTIGEQYPHESDGYEVERINAKKAQEEHKRLLKGGPFKLNLYPQAYFDTNPYFNDKPLPPVKTLLAEKPIASPFKPSSPAKKSGGMKGGTFDPYPSHSADPYVIKKSAAVATTKGRQIFHPPAGPKSRPVTSIITLNVTRSLNVKNYKTAQLTTY; from the exons ATGCCTGCCGAAGGGAAAAGTGATATGGAGAGGATCGGCCTCTTCAGTGAAATGGGTTATATTACCATAGGAGATAAATATGTACCACGTTATATGT GCGCTTTTAACGAAGCTGCAAGCAAGAACAGACAGATGTTACCTGGGGGGACCAAAACATTGTCAGCTCTGCAGGCAGGTTATTTTGAGCCCCAGTTTGTGAGGATTTTCGATGGTGAAGCCTACTCAAACCCTGTTCAGCTAAGGAGACGCTATAGATTGGCAGAATCAAAGAAAAATTTGGGCAAAGCTTTCCTCCCAAGTAATGGAGACAAATTGCC ATGTGGACTCGGCAGCTATTATGGAACCATAGGAGGTTCGTATACATACTTCAGTCCACAACTGAAAGCCAGAGAAAGATACGTTCCTCCTGGAAAGAATTTTTATACTAAtccaggaaagaaaggaactggaTATGG ttatgCAAACCTTACCATAGGCGAACAATATCCGCATGAATCTGATGGGTATGAAGTAGAAAGAATAAATGCAAAG aaagctCAAGAGGAACATAAACGGTTGCTTAAAGGAGGGCCTTTCAAGTTAAATCTATATCCCCAGGCGTATTTTGACACGAATCCCTATTTTAATGACAAACCTTTGCCACCTGTGAAGACACTACTTGCAGAGAAGCCAATTGCATCACCTTTCAAACCAAGTTCTCCTGCTAAAAAG tcagggGGCATGAAAGGAGGCACATTTGATCCTTACCCAAGCCATTCCGCTGACCCGTATGTAATTAAAAAATCTGCGGCTGTCGCAACTACTAAAGGACGACAGATTTTTCATCCTCCTGCTGGACCAAAAAGCAGACCTGTTACAAGCATAATAACTTTAAATGTCACAAG atcgTTAAATGTAAAGAACTACAAGACTGCACAGCTGACGACTTATTAG